A single Marinitoga aeolica DNA region contains:
- a CDS encoding carbohydrate kinase family protein, translating to MKKILTVGEILIDFICLDKNKGITEGNTFEKKFGGAPANVAAVISLLGGESAFVGKVGNDPFGKYLVDKLEKYNVDTSLISYDDELNTTLAFVSLMEDGERDFVFFRGADKNLKTEDVDFDRLNDFDIFHFGSATAFLGGELQTTYFKIFEFAKENKKFISFDMNYREDLWKETGKLIELSKQMIRYADFVKFSEEELFLISGNNDIYESIKYIHDIGAKIIAVTLGKEGSLLSDGESIKKIDSVKVKSIDSTGAGDAFVGSFLYKLSQGEKDYFKIGKFANKIGALVCTKNGALTALSEIDKFLG from the coding sequence ATGAAAAAAATATTGACTGTAGGAGAAATTTTAATTGATTTTATATGTCTTGATAAGAATAAAGGTATTACAGAAGGAAATACTTTCGAGAAAAAATTTGGAGGTGCTCCGGCTAATGTTGCTGCAGTAATTTCGTTATTAGGTGGTGAAAGTGCTTTTGTTGGGAAGGTCGGTAATGATCCTTTTGGGAAATATTTGGTCGATAAATTAGAAAAATATAATGTGGATACCTCTTTAATAAGTTATGATGATGAATTAAATACTACGCTGGCTTTTGTTTCTTTAATGGAAGATGGTGAAAGGGATTTTGTATTTTTTAGAGGAGCAGATAAAAATTTAAAAACTGAAGATGTTGATTTTGATAGATTAAATGATTTTGACATTTTTCATTTTGGTTCTGCAACAGCTTTTTTAGGTGGAGAATTGCAGACAACGTATTTTAAAATTTTTGAATTTGCAAAAGAAAATAAAAAATTTATATCTTTTGATATGAACTATAGAGAAGATTTATGGAAAGAAACAGGAAAGCTAATTGAATTGAGTAAGCAAATGATTAGATATGCAGATTTTGTAAAATTCAGTGAGGAAGAATTGTTTTTAATTTCTGGGAATAATGATATTTATGAATCGATAAAATATATTCATGATATTGGTGCTAAAATAATAGCTGTAACCCTTGGAAAAGAAGGTTCATTGCTAAGTGATGGTGAAAGTATAAAGAAAATAGATAGTGTTAAAGTTAAGTCCATAGATTCTACAGGAGCAGGAGATGCTTTTGTTGGTTCGTTTTTATATAAACTTTCTCAAGGAGAAAAAGATTATTTTAAAATAGGGAAATTTGCTAATAAAATAGGTGCATTAGTATGTACTAAGAATGGTGCATTAACAGCATTATCTGAAATAGATAAATTTTTGGGATAG